CGTAGCCGCGATGCCGATCAGCGGCGCCTACGCTGAGTTCGTCTGCCTGCCGCAACGCGAGCTGGTTACGGTGCCGTCCGAATTGGACCCCAGCGAGGCGGTCAGTCTCGTGCTGAATTACGTCACGGCATACCAGATGCTGCATCGTGCCGCCAAGGTCAGAGCGGGCCAGCGCGCGCTGATACACGGCGCGGCAGGCGGGGTCGGCACGGCGCTATTGCAGCTCGGGCGCCTCGCCGAGCTGGAGATGTATGGCACCTGTTCATCGAAAGGGGCAGGGATCGTTTCCGATCTGGGCGGTATCCCGATTGATTACAAGAATCGGGACTTCGTGGAAGAGATTCACCGCCTCTCGGGCGGGGGAGTGGATGTCGTCTTTGACGGCATTGGTGGCAGCCACATCTGGCGTTCCCGCAAAGCTCTCCGTCCCGGCGGGAGAGTCGTGGCCTACGGCCTCACTGGCTCGCTGCGTGGCGGCCGTTTGGCCTCAGGTCGTTCAGGGGGTCGCCATCGCTTTCGTGCAATTCTGATTTTCGGGGTCTACATCGCAGGCGGCTGGCTGTTCCCAGGCCGCAAACGCGTGGTTCCCTACAGCATCCAAACGCTCAAACGGCTGAAACCGGCATTGTTTCGACAGGATTTGATTGCCCTACTCGAGCTCCTTCAACAGAAGAAGATCAAGCCGCTTATTGCGCAGAGATTTCCGCTTGCCAAAGCAAGACAGGCGCAGGAGTCGCTCGGCAAGGGAGGTGTGACAGGCAAAATCGTGCTAGTGCGCAACGGATCATCGCTTTGAGTCAAGAGCGACTTAATGACGTCTCTGGTGC
Above is a window of Candidatus Eisenbacteria bacterium DNA encoding:
- a CDS encoding medium chain dehydrogenase/reductase family protein, producing the protein MKQTRIIVTHYGGPDALQVLEEECPEPKDGEVRVKVLAAGVSLPDVMAREGIHPETPPVPFTPGWDLVGAVDRLGDGVSGIEPGQVVAAMPISGAYAEFVCLPQRELVTVPSELDPSEAVSLVLNYVTAYQMLHRAAKVRAGQRALIHGAAGGVGTALLQLGRLAELEMYGTCSSKGAGIVSDLGGIPIDYKNRDFVEEIHRLSGGGVDVVFDGIGGSHIWRSRKALRPGGRVVAYGLTGSLRGGRLASGRSGGRHRFRAILIFGVYIAGGWLFPGRKRVVPYSIQTLKRLKPALFRQDLIALLELLQQKKIKPLIAQRFPLAKARQAQESLGKGGVTGKIVLVRNGSSL